Proteins co-encoded in one Arachis hypogaea cultivar Tifrunner chromosome 13, arahy.Tifrunner.gnm2.J5K5, whole genome shotgun sequence genomic window:
- the LOC112792563 gene encoding trihelix transcription factor GT-4 — MYLSEKPRPIDFYKEESSTRDMIIEVVSNGAADLPPPPSHQQQQMILGDSSGGEDPEVEIKAPKKRAETWVHEETRTLIALRREMDALFNTSKSNKHLWEQISSKMRDKGFDRSPTMCTDKWRNLLKEFKKAKHNDGAAGGGGGGGSGSAKMSYYKEIEEILRDRSKCVQYKSPTPPPPPPSNHKVESFMQFTDKGIEDTSISFGPVEATGRPTLNLERRLDHDGHPLAITTAEAVAASGVPPWNWRETPGNGEEGQSCCGRVISVKWGDYTRRIGIDGASEAIKEAIRAAFRLRTKRAFWLEDEDQIIRSLDRDMPLGNYTLHLDEGMAIKVCLYDESDHIPVHTEEKIFYTEDDYRDFLTRRGWTSLREFDGYRNIDNMDDLRPGAIYRGVT, encoded by the exons ATGTACTTGTCGGAAAAACCCCGACCCATAGATTTCTATAAGGAAGAAAGCAGCACGCGTGACATGATCATCGAGGTCGTCTCCAACGGCGCGGCGGACCTACCTCCTCCGCCGTCCCACCAGCAGCAGCAGATGATCCTGGGTGACAGCAGCGGCGGCGAAGACCCTGAGGTTGAGATCAAGGCGCCAAAGAAGCGCGCGGAGACGTGGGTCCACGAAGAGACTCGAACCCTGATCGCGCTCCGGCGAGAAATGGACGCCCTTTTCAACACTTCTAAGTCCAACAAGCACTTGTGGGAGCAGATTTCTTCCAAGATGAGGGATAAGGGTTTCGATCGCTCGCCGACCATGTGCACCGACAAGTGGAGGAACCTCTTGAAGGAGTTCAAGAAGGCCAAGCACAATGATGGCGCAGCAGGAGGTGGCGGCGGCGGAGGGAGTGGCTCCGCGAAGATGTCGTATTACAAGGAGATTGAGGAGATTTTGAGGGATAGGAGCAAGTGCGTGCAGTATAAGAGCCCCACTCCTCCACCGCCTCCACCATCTAATCACAAAGTTGAATCTTTCATGCAATTCACTGATAAAG GTATTGAGGATACCAGCATCTCTTTTGGTCCAGTTGAAG CTACTGGAAGACCAACACTCAATCTTGAGAGACGTTTGGATCATGATGGGCATCCCCTTGCCATTACAACAGCTGAGGCTGTCGCAGCTAGTGGCGTTCCTCCCTGGAATTGGAGAGAAACTCCTGGAAATG GTGAAGAGGGCCAGTCATGTTGTGGAAGGGTTATATCTGTCAAATGGGGTGATTATACGAGAAGAATAGGTATTGACGGTGCTTCAGAAGCCATCAAGGAGGCCATAAGAGCTGCTTTCCGACTGAGAACTAAACGTGCATTTTGGTTGGAGGATGAGGACCAGATAATCAGAAGTCTTGACCGCGACATGCCTTTAGGAAATTATACTCTTCACCTTGATGAAG GAATGGCCATTAAAGTGTGTCTGTATGACGAGTCTGACCATATCCCTGTGCATACTGAAGAGAAGATCTTCTATACAGAAGACGATTATCGTGATTTTTTGACTCGCCGGGGTTGGACATCTCTAAGAGAATTTGACGGCTATAGGAATATTGATAACATGGATGATCTTCGACCCGGTGCCATATACAGGGGTGTGACTTGA
- the LOC112792562 gene encoding F-box protein SKIP14: MALNFSHRPIFPGGLSEDNLVAPMRIGNGYRVEGIQEKGKGAGGGDGFGNASWHDADNCFDYGRERCDMGNAQDSVSKDILDLLPSDPFGMDISTTFTAIKGWLQDLEVDNGGYRMEELREGNRFQMYAELEFLCNNAMWFHTLEPSGFGECSLRVGAPSCNFASGSDCSMDDKLGFGSDYEDVGIPSWSGGDTHMDDGNFFGADELSPHPAMSFCLGYLGLSDLLVVERVCKSLRSTVRGDPLLWRRIHIDQPLNERITDDVLMQLSDRAQGNLQCLSLVECTRITDDGLRRVLEANPKLTKLSVPGCTRLSIEGIVSTLKAFKAMGTQGVKHLHIGGLYGVTQNHFEELKLLMGTDSQVLQHPRKPHFYRRGNLYLSCDDDRDIDIEVCPRCQNLRLVYDCPAEGCQAVGHAPECRACTLCIARCSQCGHCINDSEYEETFCLELLCSSCSKLLIKCSERPDRSVGPTESVVPHEHS, from the exons ATGGCGTTGAATTTCTCGCATCGACCAATTTTTCCGGGTGGTCTGTCTGAGGATAATTTGGTTGCGCCCATGAGGATTGGGAATGGGTACCGGGTGGAAGGTATTCAGGAGAAGGGTAAGGGTGCAGGTGGTGGTGATGGTTTTGGGAATGCATCATGGCATGATGCTGATAATTGCTTTGATTATGGGAGAGAGAGGTGTGATATGGGTAACGCTCAAGATTCTGTCTCCAAGGACATTCTTGATCTTTTGCCCTCGGATCCCTTTGGAATGGACATCAGCACCACATTTACTGCTATCAAGGGGTGGCTTCAGGATTTGGAGGTTGATAATGGTGGTTACCGGATGGAGGAACTTCGGGAAGGCAACCGTTTCCAGATGTATGCTGAGTTGGAATTTCTTTGCAACAATGCTATGTGGTTTCACACGTTAGAGCCGAGTGGATTCGGTGAGTGCTCTTTGAGAGTTGGAGCTCCATCCTGCAATTTTGCTTCTGGATCTGATTGTAGTATGGATGACAAGTTGGGTTTTGGATCTGATTACGAAGATGTGGGCATTCCTAGCTGGTCTGGTGGTGACACACACATGGATGATGGGAACTTTTTTGGTGCCGATGAACTTTCTCCTCATCCAGCTATGAGTTTTTGTCTTGGCTATCTAGGATTGTCTGATCTTCTTGTTGTTGAAAGAGTATGCAAATCTCTGCGTTCTACAGTTCGAGGCGATCCACTTTTGTGGAGAAGGATACACATAGACCAACCTTTAAATGAGAGGATTACTGATGATGTTCTTATGCAACTATCTGATAGAGCTCAGGGTAATCTTCAGTGCTTGAGCCTAGTGGAGTGCACTAGGATTACTGATGATGGTCTGAGGCGTGTTCTTGAAGCCAATCCCAAGTTAACTAAG TTGAGTGTTCCTGGATGCACAAGACTCAGTATTGAAGGTATAGTGAGTACTTTAAAAGCTTTCAAGGCTATGGGAACACAAGGGGTGAAACATTTACACATAGGTGGCCTTTATGGTGTTACACAaaaccattttgaagaactgaagctCTTGATGGGCACTGATAGCCAGGTGCTGCAGCATCCACGCAAACCTCACTTTTACCGCAGGGGCAACTTATACCTGTCTTGTGATGATGACCGAGACATAGATATTGAAGTTTGTCCAAGATGCCAGAATTTAAGGCTGGTATATGATTGTCCTGCAGAGGGCTGTCAAGCAGTGGGGCATGCCCCAGAGTGTAGGGCATGCACTTTATGCATAGCCCGGTGTAGTCAGTGTGGCCATTGCATCAATGACAGCGAGTATGAAGAAACATTTTGTCTGGAACTACTTTGCTCCTCTTGTTCCAAGCTGCTAATCAAATGTTCAGAAAGGCCAGATAGAAGTGTTGGCCCAACTGAGTCAGTTGTTCCCCATGAGCACAGTTAG
- the LOC112792561 gene encoding uncharacterized protein: MAPKAKPVVAAAASQPPPPLEDLFTALDRHINSFSFDNAVKLADQILAVAPADEDALRCKVVALIKDDRLDLALSAIRSSRIHLPDFDFLKAYCLYRQNKLNEALESLKTQERTTETMLLEAQILYRLGKMDACLDIYQKLQNSKIDNLEINCVASLVMGGRSSEVQGLLDSLRVKATSSFELAYNTACSLIERKKYTDAEQLLLSGRRIGQEVLMEDNLPDDEIESELAPLAVQLAYVQQLLGCKQDAIEAYIDIIKRDMADESSIAVAVNNLVSLRGPKDVSDSLRKLDRLKDKEAQNFRLASELDLKLPAKEKEAIYANRVLLLLHANKMDQGRELVSRLPDMFPESVIPILLQAAVLVRENKAGKAEELLAQFAGKYPEKSKVVHLARAQVAAAAGHPHIAADSVAKISDIQHMPATVATLVSLKERAGDIEGAAAVLDSAIKWWSNAMTEDNKLNIIMQEAASFKIRHGKEDDAAKLYEELVKSQGGIEALVGLVTTVARTDVDKAELYEKQLKALPGLKGIDVDSLERTSGVKQVDGPAHVGVTESHEEGKNKTKAKKKRKRKPRYPKGFDPANPGPPPDPERWLPRRERSTYRPKRKDKKAAQVRGAQGAVVREKQDVGTSSNNSNPKSNLAAASKGSSGACQQSKPSSKSRKKSRN, translated from the exons ATGGCTCCGAAGGCAAAACCCGTCGTCGCTGCTGCGGCGTCTCAGCCTCCTCCTCCCCTGGAAGATCTGTTCACCGCCCTCGACAGGCACATCAACTCCTTCTCCTTCGACAATGCCGTCAAACTCGCAGATCAGA TTTTGGCGGTTGCACCCGCTGATGAAGACGCCCTCCGATGCAAGGTCGTGGCGCTCATCAAGGACGACCGCCTCGACCTCGCACTCTCCGCCATTCGATCTTCTCGCATCCATCTCCCTGATTTCGATTTCCTTAAG GCATACTGCTTATACAGACAAAACAAGTTGAATGAAGCTTTGGAGTCTTTGAAAACACAAGAGAGAACAACTGAAACTATGCTTTTGGAAGCTCAGATTTTGTACCGTCTTGGGAAGATGGATGCTTGCCTGGATATCTACCAGAAGCTCCAAAATTCCAAGATTGATAACTTGGAAATAAATTGTGTTGCCAGCCTAGTTATGGGCGGGAGGTCATCCGAAGTTCAAGGACTTCTGGATTCACTTCGGGTTAAAGCAACAAGTAGCTTTGAATTGGCATACAATACTGCTTGTTCTTTAATTGAAAGGAAGAAGTACACAGATGCAGAACAACTCCTGTTGTCAGGCCGAAG AATTGGTCAAGAGGTCCTGATGGAAGACAATTTGCCTGATGATGAGATAGAAAGTGAATTGGCTCCTCTAGCTGTACAATTGGCCTATGTCCAGCAG CTTCTTGGGTGTAAACAAGATGCTATTGAAGCTTATATAGACATCATTAAACGAGATATGGCTGATGAATCATCAATTGCAGTGGCAGTGAACAATCTTGTTTCACTGAGAGGTCCAAAAGATGTTTCTGATAGCCTAAGGAAACTTGATCGGCTCAAAGACAAAGAGGCACAGAACTTTCGGCTAGCTAGTGAACTAGACTTGAAACTTCCAGCAAAAGAAAAGGAAGCAATATATGCAAATAGGGTCCTTTTACTTCTTCATGCCAATAAGATGGACCAG GGCCGAGAACTTGTTTCCAGATTGCCAGACATGTTTCCAGAAAGTGTGATACCTATATTGCTGCAAGCTGCTGTCCTAGTTAGAGAGAACAAAGCTGGAAAGGCGGAGGAATTATTAGCACAGTTTGCTGGGAAGTACCCTGAGAAGTCCAAGGTTGTTCATTTGGCCAGGGCTCAGGTGGCTGCTGCTGCTGGTCACCCACATATTGCAGCTGATTCCGTGGCTAAGATATCAGATATCCAACACATGCCTGCTACTGTTGCCACCCTTGTCTCTTTAAAAGAACGCGCTGGTGACATTGAGGGTGCAGCTGCTGTGCTTGATTCTGCTATCAAATGGTGGTCTAATGCTATGACTGAGGACAATAAGCTTAATATTATAATGCAAGAGGCTGCTTCATTCAAGATCAGGCATGGCAAGGAAGATGATGCTGCTAAACTCTATGAGGAGCTAGTTAAAAGCCAAGGAGGCATAGAAGCACTGGTTGGGCTGGTAACAACAGTTGCACGCACAGATGTCGATAAGGCAGAACTTTATGAAAAGCAACTGAAGGCCTTACCTGGTTTAAAGGGGATCGATGTGGACAGCTTGGAGCGAACTTCTGGAGTGAAACAGGTTGATGGTCCTGCTCATGTTGGGGTCACTGAATCACATGAGGAAGGAAAGAATAAGACAAAagctaagaaaaagagaaagagaaaaccaAGGTATCCGAAAGGGTTTGACCCTGCAAACCCAGGTCCTCCCCCGGATCCTGAAAGGTGGCTCCCCAGGCGGGAGAGATCAACCTATAGGCCCAAGAGGAAGGACAAAAAAGCTGCTCAAGTTAGAGGCGCTCAGGGTGCTGTAGTCCGAGAAAAGCAGGATGTTGGTACTTCTTCCAACAACTCTAATCCAAAATCAAACCTGGCTGCTGCCTCTAAAGGAAGTAGTGGAGCTTGTCAGCAAAGCAAGCCTTCGTCCAAGTCAAGAAAGAAGTCAAGGAATTAA